One genomic window of Nicotiana sylvestris chromosome 10, ASM39365v2, whole genome shotgun sequence includes the following:
- the LOC104223435 gene encoding F-box/FBD/LRR-repeat protein At1g13570-like, producing MMPPKGKKQYHCQILPLDMLSSLPENVIDDILLRLPLRDVVRTSILSKKWRYNWCRLPELALDQTLWITKKDLMYFAHKFTKIVTHFMRFHDGPITKFTLFIPYLERSPNIDKLIRFLCRNGIRHLVLRLPIRGNLYELPPSFFTCFELRHLTLQNLLILPPPAFRGFDRLISLELRDVTISSKLLESLISHCLLLEQLVLQISSALSEVIGINGPMLRSFDFTGSMSSICLKSTPLLAKLSLTHREYYVAARKSNIAEFFESFSAIEYLHLNDMSFVAGAGEIPTRLSFNLNCVKHLRISSIFLGCWDEVACALCLIRSFPFLQYMEIKVERDDNDIPALKCLDVECFSDVSFNHLREVKLIQTNGTIPEMQLMKLLLAVSPGLERMLIEPCLVEDSANVRILAELTKFQRASPEAEVVYKLDKHRYYDHPV from the exons ATGATGCCTCCTAAGGGCAAAAAGCAATATCACTGTCAAATTTTACCTCTCGATATGCTTAGCAGCCTCCCTGAGAATGTAATTGATGATATTCTTCTGCGCTTGCCTTTACGAGATGTTGTGAGGACTAGCATCTTATCAAAGAAATGGAGGTATAACTGGTGCAGACTTCCAGAATTGGCTCTTGATCAAACACTCTGGATAACCAAAAAGGATTTAATGTACTTTGCACATAAATTCACAAAGATTGTCACCCACTTTATGAGATTTCATGATGGACCAATCACAAAGTTCACCCTCTTCATTCCTTATTTGGAAAGATCTCCTAATATTGACAAATTGATACGTTTCCTCTGTAGAAATGGCATTCGGCATCTTGTTCTTAGACTTCCAATCAGGGGTAACCTGTACGAATTGCCGCCTTCATTTTTCACATGTTTCGAGTTGAGGCATTTGACTCTCCAAAATCTTTTAATACTTCCTCCACCAGCCTTCAGAGGATTTGATAGGCTAATTAGCCTGGAATTACGTGATGTTACAATTTCTTCCAAGTTGCTTGAAAGTTTAATCTCTCATTGCTTGTTGCTTGAGCAATTGGTGCTGCAGATCTCAAGTGCTTTAAGCGAAGTCATTGGAATTAACGGTCCCATGCTGAGATCTTTTGACTTCACAGGCAGTATGAGTTCTATCTGTTTAAAAAGTACCCCTCTTCTGGCAAAACTTTCACTTACGCATAGGGAATATTATGTGGCGGCACGAAAAAGTAATATTGCCGAGTTTTTTGAGTCCTTTTCTGCTATAGAGTACCTCCACTTAAATGACATG TCCTTTGTTGCAGGAGCAGGTGAAATACCAACAAGGCTTTCGTTTAATCTTAACTGTGTCAAACATCTTCGCATATCTAGTATTTTTCTGGGTTGCTGGGATGAGGTTGCATGCGCTCTTTGTCTGATAAGAAGCTTTCCATTTTTACAATATATGGAAATTAAG GTGGAGCGCGATGACAATGATATACCAGCTCTCAAATGTCTTGATGTGGAATGTTTCTCAGATGTGTCATTTAATCACCTCAGGGAAGTTAAGCTAATACAAACTAATGGCACAATCCCTGAGATGCAGCTTATGAAGCTTTTGTTGGCCGTGTCTCCCGGGCTGGAGAGAATGCTAATCGAGCCATGTCTAGTTGAAGATTCTGCAAATGTCAGAATACTCGCCGAGCTAACAAAATTTCAGCGGGCATCACCTGAAGCAGAAGTTGTCTATAAGTTGGATAAGCATCGATATTATGACCATCCTGTTTGA